The genomic interval TTCCCGGTTAAGCAGCACCAGAAAACGATCCTGCATGTTGAACTGAGCCACCAGTAAATGTCTGAACCGCATGGCACTTTTCTTATTGACCAGGTGATTAAAAACTTGCTGTAATTCTCCGGCTATACCCTTATGCGCCGTTAATAAACCATGATCGGCATAAATACCTGCAGTACGTTCATTAAAATTTCCGGTACCCAGGTAAGCAAAATTTTGTAGTTTGCCTTTGGAAGAAGTGCGTTGAATAAGTGCAATCTTGGCATGTACTTTTAATCCGGGAATACTGTACATAATGTGAATTCCGGCAGATTCCATTTCCTCAGCCCAGCGTAAATTATTAGCCTCATCAAAACGGGCTTTTACTTCTACAAATACAATTACTTTTTTGCCATTTCTGGCCGCTGTAATTAAGGCGTTGGCAATTAAAGAATTAGAAGCAATCCGGTAAAAAGTTACTTTTATTTCACGTACGCAAGGGTCGATGGCAGCTTCGTTGAAGAACCGCAACACATAATCGTAAGAGTGATACGGAAAATGCAGAATATGATCTTGTCTGCTGATAGCTTCAAATATAGATTCTGATTCCTCCAGGGCAGATTTGCTAATAGCGGGCAAAGGTGTATACTCTAATTTAGGTGATAAAGGATTAGGCAACTGCATCAGGTCGTCGAGGTTATGATACCTGCCCCCAGGTGCCATATCTTCGGGTTCCAGTTGAAATCTACGAGTAAGAAACTCCAACATTTCCGGCGGCATAATATCTTCATACTGAAAACGGGTAGGTTCGCCAGCATGGCGTTTTTTAAGTTGCTCTTTAATTTTTCGCACCAGATCACCAGAGTATTCATCTTCGATACTCAGGTCGCCATTACGGGTCATTTTAATACTATAACAGCCCAATGCCTCGTACCCGGGAAAAATAGTAGCCAGGTTCTGGCGGATAATATCCTCTATAAAAACAAAATACTTATTTCCTTTCATTGAAGACAGCTTAACAAAGCGACCCAACGGCTGAGAAGGAATATTTAGGTAAGCAATAATCTTTTCTTCTTTGCCATCCAGATTGTGTTTGCGGCGCAGGGAAATGGCAAAATACAGAGCATCATTCTGCATGAATGGCACATTTTTACCAGAACCGGAAATAAATATAGGCTGCAGGTAAGATAGGATTTTAGATTTGAAGAAATGAGTCATTTCTTTCAGGTGCGCTTTTGCTGGTTCTTCTTCGTGATACAAAATAATATGATTGGCTTGTAGCTCAGGCAAAATAGTTTCCTTAAAAATGCGCTCAAATTCATAGTGCTGCCGGATTACATCCTGCTGAACTGCACTCATTATATCTTTAGGATCGAAATCGAGTTGTTTGTGTATCCTGGCTTTACTGAATTTTAATAAGTTTTGCAAGGAGGCTACCCTCACCCTGAAAAATTCATCCAGGTTGGAAGAATAAATTGCCAGAAACTTAATGCGTTCATACAAAGGAACTTGTTTGTCTTCCGCTTCCTGTAATACCCGGTAATTAAAGGTTAACCAGCTGAGTTCGCGGTTAAAGTAAGGATTTACTTGGCCCATGTCCGACTAATTTGAAGCAACAGAGTGATCGCCTGCTGCCTTGAATAGGTTTAGCCAGTAAAGGTAAATAAAATAGGCTGCTTTCTGGAATGTATCCGGATAATACCCGGGGAGAATAGAATGAATGATTGTTCAATATAGGGTACACATTCCACCATATTGGCTTCTTTATGTTTGGAAGTGTAGAGGTGTTGTTAGCAAGACGCTCAGAGGCAATCTTAGAATAGCTTTGGAAAAATTGAACCTCCACTTCATGCACAGAGGTGGAGGTTCAATTAAAATTGGCTTATGTGTATTATAATTTTGTAAATCTCTGCACTATTTTCAATTATTCATTTAAAAGTAAATGATTCTAGGATAAACCAGTATCTGTAGTACGTGTATCTGACATTCTTTTCTCATCTTTTGCTAAATTGTGTTCTGTCATAAATTCATCAAAGGAGAGTATGTCCAACTCCAATCTGTTGATATTTTGCTTTAGTAACAGATTGGAGTTGACAATAGTCTCCAAAAAATGCCTTATGGTATATTGTGTTTCCATACGAGGATTTATGATTTTTGTTGATTGGGTAATACCAGTTCAATTCTGGTACCTTCTCCCAAAGTACTATATAGTTGAATAGTGCCGCCTAGTTTATCAGCTGCTTTTTTTACTAAGTATAAGCCAAGTCCTGAACCTTTAGAACGTTCATCACACCTGCTAAACATGGCAAATGCCTTCTGCTGAAAATGTTGAGGAATACCTGTTCCATTATCTTCAAATACAATGACAAGGTCTTTTTGCTCGCTTTCTGCAAACCAGATATTAACATAAGGGTTTGATATGTTATTCTTTTTATACCGGATGGCATTCTCTAAAATATGTTTACAAATAACTTTAATTGAAAAATGATCAGCATTCACATGAATATCCTGTTCACATTCTAGTCTGATATCTACTTCTTTACTTTGATCCTGGAGAAAACTCAACTCAGTAGCCGTCTCTTTTAGGAGTTGATTTAAGTTGATAGATACCTTTTCCGGATAGTTAATCTTAATATGATTTACCTCCATAAGATTTGTAAGCACCTGATTTGTCTGGACAGCCTTGTCAGCAATCAGTTTAAAATAATGTCTTACTTTATCATCCGTAAATTCCATCAAGGCAACCTGACATATGCCTAAAAAAGAAGCAAGAGGTCCTCGTAAATCATGAGAGGCACGATAGATAAATGTATCTAGTTCCTGATTAATTTCAAGTAAATTTTGGTTTGATTGTTCAAGCTGTGTAGTTCTTTCTTTTACTCTATCCTCAAGCTCCAGCTTTGATTTCAGTAAGAACTTTTTTGCCTGATGCTTCTCCGTAAT from Rhodocytophaga rosea carries:
- the ppk1 gene encoding polyphosphate kinase 1, with the protein product MGQVNPYFNRELSWLTFNYRVLQEAEDKQVPLYERIKFLAIYSSNLDEFFRVRVASLQNLLKFSKARIHKQLDFDPKDIMSAVQQDVIRQHYEFERIFKETILPELQANHIILYHEEEPAKAHLKEMTHFFKSKILSYLQPIFISGSGKNVPFMQNDALYFAISLRRKHNLDGKEEKIIAYLNIPSQPLGRFVKLSSMKGNKYFVFIEDIIRQNLATIFPGYEALGCYSIKMTRNGDLSIEDEYSGDLVRKIKEQLKKRHAGEPTRFQYEDIMPPEMLEFLTRRFQLEPEDMAPGGRYHNLDDLMQLPNPLSPKLEYTPLPAISKSALEESESIFEAISRQDHILHFPYHSYDYVLRFFNEAAIDPCVREIKVTFYRIASNSLIANALITAARNGKKVIVFVEVKARFDEANNLRWAEEMESAGIHIMYSIPGLKVHAKIALIQRTSSKGKLQNFAYLGTGNFNERTAGIYADHGLLTAHKGIAGELQQVFNHLVNKKSAMRFRHLLVAQFNMQDRFLVLLNREKNAAKKEKSAKIIIKINNLEDRVMIDELYEASKAGVQIELIVRGICCLIPGIAGISENIRVTRIVDRFLEHARVFWFYNNGKDEIYLSSADWMKRNLYKRIEVAFPVYNESIKVELRQMLALQLEDSVKGRHLDSKHNNLSIEVSKKNKPIQSQIDTYNWLKAREERIQEQVAGEDVIVTS